In Haematobia irritans isolate KBUSLIRL chromosome 1, ASM5000362v1, whole genome shotgun sequence, a genomic segment contains:
- the LOC142220472 gene encoding uncharacterized protein LOC142220472 yields the protein MSDDESMSLDQYKMKETTTMWSKKHSSQQQHQVAYDMFGMEHMENYSVETTALHRKLQSKMEALRILRKELEKFRTERDQFKLMAETLQLRYAALRRNSSFSDLTGFSSDFSGGTPNCGGKNSVAKILHDSRERNIKLTTEVESLKQKLYEVQGDIEVLRRQKAAVSSSASSGEKKRDHASNGKSNKDDMEALDNCSMEMLMQWKQERSNFICHLEQLKKKNAQLAFDLKAVIDEKEELINERDAYKCKAHRLNHELLVSLKAKEKHPKLLDIDSIILENKYLNERLKHIESEVELTKQAVSKYKTILESRRKKGIMKLGAQTPINIDENILSHKQVKNLLESGIELPTKTETIHDLKTLCLTLLDNLNDKNLALNHQKKTNKILATKIAELEQRMKTLAGIENSNDDDGFSPSEFLLKGYCPSMVDSAASNSGKEENENDQDSKTTKTGAGAISSATTARSTTSCGESHVTEDSGTMSSENEESMKMPLATNSDDGMSSLSTESGRSILSSEYGITNNGLGAINLNDFTDAALYAYKTASSTSGSAGDKTRRPLPLPNSIVQERIDDLKDLPPELAALVQKALHELDLRDFDEVVGGVEDIGVEAKEEDLPLNMDDQEIEDIMEEELNSEDGAIGGCKSLIKAN from the exons ATGTCTGATGACGAGTCTATGTCATTAGATCAATATAAAATGAAGGAAACCACAACGATGTGGTCCAAGAAACATTCTTCACAGCAACAACATCAAGTGGCCTATGATATGTTTGGTATGGAACATATGGAAAATTACAGTGTGGAAACGACTGCTTTGCATCGAAAACTCCAAAGTAAAATGGAAGCATTAAGGATACTACGTAAAGAACTGGAAAAATTTCGTACCGAACGTGACCAATTCAAGCTAATGGCCGAGACACTACAATTGCGTTATGCAGCCCTAAGGCGTAATAGCAGTTTCTCAGATTTGACAGGATTCTCTAGCGATTTTAGTGGTGGTACACCAAATTGTGGTGGTAAGAATAGTGTAGCTAAGATTCTCCATGATTCTCGAGAGCGTAATATCAAATTGACCACGGAAGTTGAGTCGCTCAAACAGAAACTTTATGAAGTTCAAGGTGACATTGAAGTTCTACGAAGACAAAAGGCGGCTGTATCATCGTCAGCAAGCAGTGGCGAAAAGAAACGAGATCATGCATCAAATGGAAAATCAAATAAAGATGATATGGAAGCGCTTGACAATTGCTCAATGGAAATGCTGATGCAATGGAAACAAGAACGCTCAAACTTCATATGTCATCTGGAACAATTGAAGAAAAAG AATGCTCAATTAGCCTTTGACCTAAAGGCTGTTATAGACGAAAAAGAGGAATTGATTAACGAAAGGGATGCCTATAAATGTAAAGCCCATCGTTTAAATCATGAACTATTGGTGTCGCTTAAGGCGAAAGAGAAGCATCCAAAG CTCCTTGATATTGATAGCATCATTTTGGAAAATAAGTACCTGAATGAACGTTTGAAACACATTGAAAGTGAAGTTGAACTTACCAAACAGGCCGTTAGTAAATACAAG ACAATTTTGGAATCAAGACGCAAAAAGGGTATAATGAAATTAGGTGCACAAACACCAATTAATATCGATGAAAATATATTATCTCATAAACAAG ttaaaaatttattggagagTGGCATTGAACTACCTACAAAAACTGAAACTATTCATGATTTGAAAACATTGTGCTTGACATTGTTGGACAATTTGAATGATAAAAATCTAGCATTGaatcatcaaaagaaaactaacAA aatattagcTACAAAAATAGCTGAACTGGAACAACGTATGAAAACGTTGGCTGGCATTGAAAACtctaatgatgatgatggtttTTCACCatctgaatttttattaaaaggatATTGTCCCTCTATGGTGGATAGTGCTGCTTCTAATTCAGGCAAAGAAGAGAATGAAAATGATCAAGATTCGAAAACTACAAAGACTGGAGCCGGAGCCATATCATCGGCTACCACAGCGCGTAGTACTACATCTTGTGGTGAAAGTCATGTGACTGAAGATTCTGGTACAATGTCCTCTGAAAATGAAGAATCCATGaaaatgcctctggccaccaatTCCGATGATGGGATGTCTTCTTTGTCAACCGAATCGGGTCGTAGTATATTATCCTCAGAATATGGGATAACCAATAATGGGTTAGGTGCTATAAATCTAAATGATTTCACAGATGCTGCCTTATATGCTTATAAAACAGCCTCATCGACATCAGGATCGGCCGGTGATAAAACACGAAGACCTTTACCACTTCCAAACTCAATAGTTCAGGAACGCATTGATGATTTAAAAGATTTACCTCCAGAATTGGCCGCCTTGGTGCAGAAAGCCCTTCATGAATTGGATCTACGAGATTTTGATGAAGTTGTAGGTGGTGTTGAAGATATTGGTGTAGAAGCCAAAGAAGAAGATTTACCATTAAATATGGATGACCAAGAAATTGAAGATATCATGGAGGAAGAACTCAATAGTGAGGATGGTGCTATTGGGGGATGCAAGAGTTTGATTAAGGCTAATTAA